A section of the Spirosoma pollinicola genome encodes:
- a CDS encoding glycosyltransferase family 4 protein produces the protein MRIGIEAQRLLRPQKHGMDVVALELIRALQSIDQENSYFIFVRPDQDEACLNLRDNFTLVRVTAFNYIHWEQVALPLAIRRYKLDVLHCTANTGPLLGNVPLILTLHDTMFLTPPAAGSTATAYQRFGNQYRALLVRRLIARCQTILTVSSFSRQQIRSDLNQPQLAMEVLHNGVSPRFSTPLSLAQRCRAQTRYQLPARYFLFLGSADPRKNVKNVLRAFLLYGTIDETTRLVCSGQWPAALSTWFTAEECLQLSRRCQFVGYIRAEDLPAVYAAATVFLFPSLNEGFGLPILEAMACGTPVITSTLTAMPEVAGQAALLISPHRPAELAGAMQQLVQDTVLRQTLIQRGKQQINQFSWTASARQLQAIYQRYATDVKAITPTDYRLADSVIP, from the coding sequence ATGAGAATTGGTATTGAAGCCCAGCGCCTGCTGAGACCCCAAAAGCACGGCATGGATGTTGTAGCACTGGAGTTGATCAGAGCCCTACAGTCAATTGATCAGGAAAATAGCTATTTTATCTTCGTTCGGCCCGATCAGGACGAAGCCTGCCTGAACCTACGGGATAATTTTACCCTGGTGCGGGTGACGGCCTTCAATTATATTCACTGGGAGCAGGTGGCTCTTCCGCTGGCCATCCGCCGGTATAAGCTAGATGTACTGCATTGTACGGCCAATACCGGTCCCCTGTTGGGGAACGTTCCGCTGATATTGACCCTACACGATACGATGTTTCTGACGCCCCCCGCGGCGGGCTCCACCGCGACGGCTTACCAGCGGTTCGGCAATCAGTACCGCGCCCTGTTGGTTCGGCGGTTGATCGCCCGCTGCCAGACAATTTTGACGGTGTCCAGCTTCTCCCGTCAACAGATTCGATCCGACCTGAATCAGCCTCAACTCGCCATGGAGGTGCTTCATAATGGCGTAAGCCCCCGGTTTTCGACACCTCTCTCCCTGGCCCAGCGTTGCCGGGCTCAAACCCGCTATCAATTGCCTGCCCGCTATTTCCTGTTTCTGGGAAGTGCCGATCCGAGAAAGAATGTTAAGAATGTGTTACGGGCTTTTCTGCTGTACGGGACAATCGATGAAACGACCCGACTGGTCTGTAGCGGCCAGTGGCCGGCCGCCCTGTCAACCTGGTTCACCGCCGAGGAATGCCTTCAGCTAAGCCGGCGCTGCCAGTTTGTTGGCTATATACGGGCCGAAGACCTGCCCGCCGTGTATGCGGCCGCGACCGTCTTTCTGTTCCCTTCCCTCAATGAAGGATTCGGGTTACCCATTCTGGAGGCGATGGCCTGCGGGACGCCGGTTATTACCAGTACCTTAACGGCCATGCCCGAAGTAGCCGGCCAGGCAGCCTTGCTGATTAGTCCCCATCGGCCGGCTGAGCTGGCGGGGGCGATGCAGCAGCTGGTGCAGGATACGGTCCTGCGACAAACGCTGATTCAACGGGGTAAACAGCAAATCAACCAATTTTCCTGGACTGCCAGTGCGCGTCAGTTACAGGCTATTTATCAACGATACGCTACGGATGTCAAGGCAATAACGCCAACGGATTATCGGCTGGCCGACTCGGTTATTCCCTAA